The Candidatus Zixiibacteriota bacterium genome window below encodes:
- the rpsB gene encoding 30S ribosomal protein S2, with product MPIEVKDLLDAGVHFGHQTKRWNPKMKPFIFTARNGIYIIDLRKTLISLEAACRKAREVAMEGRPVLFVGTKKQAKDVISAESQRCGQFCVTERWLGGMLTNFTTIRQSVKRLRDLETMREDGTFEKLTKKERLKLEKEIERLEKVLGGIKDMGRLPGLLYVVDTRKERIAVAEASKLGIPIVAIVDTNSDPDPIDFPIAGNDDAIKSIRLLTGAVAGAVIEGAGSRRKDVADEEVRPEAGAMVGERAWSAAGTDEAGK from the coding sequence GTGCCCATCGAAGTCAAGGATCTGCTCGACGCCGGAGTGCACTTCGGCCACCAGACCAAGCGCTGGAATCCGAAGATGAAGCCCTTCATCTTCACCGCGCGTAACGGCATCTACATCATCGATCTGCGCAAGACGCTGATCTCGCTGGAGGCCGCCTGTCGCAAGGCGCGCGAGGTCGCCATGGAAGGACGGCCGGTCCTCTTCGTCGGCACGAAGAAGCAGGCCAAGGACGTGATCTCGGCCGAATCGCAGCGCTGCGGGCAGTTCTGCGTCACCGAGCGCTGGCTGGGCGGCATGCTGACGAACTTCACGACGATCCGCCAGTCGGTCAAGCGGCTCCGCGATCTGGAGACCATGCGCGAGGACGGCACCTTCGAGAAGCTCACCAAGAAGGAGCGCCTCAAACTCGAGAAGGAGATCGAACGGCTGGAGAAGGTCCTCGGCGGGATCAAGGACATGGGGCGTCTTCCCGGTCTGCTCTACGTGGTCGACACACGCAAGGAGCGCATCGCCGTCGCCGAGGCGAGCAAGCTGGGCATTCCCATCGTCGCCATCGTCGACACCAACTCCGACCCGGATCCGATCGATTTCCCGATTGCCGGAAACGACGATGCGATCAAATCGATCCGCCTGTTGACCGGTGCGGTCGCCGGCGCGGTGATCGAGGGCGCCGGCAGCCGGCGCAAGGACGTTGCGGATGAGGAAGTCAGGCCGGAGGCCGGTGCGATGGTCGGGGAACGCGCCTGGAGTGCGGCGGGCACCGATGAGGCCGGGAAGTGA
- a CDS encoding site-2 protease family protein encodes MTDPTFLIIFLPVLLFSLTFHEAAHAWMAARLGDPTARLLGRLTLNPLPHLDIWGTLMLVLSGFRFGWAKPVPVDVRRFDNPKQGMFLTASAGPASNLLLGFVCGLVMRVMIANGWGSGASAGLYHAFGQIVGMGLIMNLSLAFFNLIPLPPLDGSKILYGLAPAEWESGLWQLERVGPMVLMLIIFVGFVAGFSPIWMVVGPLVSLAARMFSGLPLGVLYGMMQA; translated from the coding sequence ATGACCGATCCGACCTTCCTGATCATATTCCTGCCGGTCTTGCTGTTCTCGCTGACCTTTCATGAGGCAGCGCATGCATGGATGGCGGCCCGGTTGGGCGATCCGACGGCTCGCCTGCTCGGCCGCCTGACGCTCAACCCGCTGCCCCATCTGGACATCTGGGGCACGCTCATGCTGGTGCTGTCGGGGTTCCGCTTTGGCTGGGCCAAACCGGTCCCAGTCGATGTCCGACGCTTCGACAATCCCAAACAGGGGATGTTCCTGACCGCCTCCGCGGGACCGGCGTCGAATCTCCTCCTCGGCTTTGTCTGCGGGCTGGTCATGCGGGTCATGATCGCCAATGGATGGGGGAGCGGCGCCTCCGCGGGTCTCTATCATGCCTTTGGACAGATCGTGGGCATGGGACTGATCATGAACCTGTCTTTGGCATTCTTCAATCTGATTCCGCTCCCCCCTCTGGATGGTTCGAAGATCCTGTATGGGTTGGCGCCGGCTGAGTGGGAAAGCGGCCTCTGGCAACTGGAGCGCGTCGGTCCGATGGTGCTGATGCTGATCATCTTCGTCGGGTTTGTCGCCGGTTTCTCGCCGATCTGGATGGTCGTCGGCCCGTTGGTGAGTCTGGCCGCGCGCATGTTCTCCGGACTCCCCCTCGGCGTCTTGTATGGCATGATGCAGGCGTGA
- a CDS encoding isoprenyl transferase, producing MSKVATGQRCLPTTGSSTDDLLRCVLAGPHPVPRHVAIIMDGNGRWAQRRGLPRSAGHRAGVGAVKRVVMAADEVKIAALTLFAFSTENWGRPKREISAIMRLLYETTKRELRELAEQNVRLITTGDIDALPPSRRAAVTEAIERTRENTGLVLNLALNYSGRTEILHAVRQIAAKVRDGVIDPEAIDEQIFTRFLQTNGLPDPDLLIRTSGERRLSNFLLWQTSYTELYITDTLWPDFGREDFLRAVLDYQSRERRFGLVTKPRG from the coding sequence ATGTCGAAGGTCGCGACCGGCCAACGCTGTCTGCCAACGACGGGATCGTCGACCGACGATCTTTTGCGGTGCGTCCTGGCGGGACCCCACCCGGTCCCCCGGCATGTGGCGATCATCATGGACGGCAATGGTCGCTGGGCGCAACGTCGTGGTCTGCCGCGTTCGGCCGGGCATCGTGCCGGCGTCGGCGCCGTCAAGCGCGTCGTCATGGCGGCGGACGAAGTGAAGATCGCCGCCCTGACCCTCTTTGCCTTCTCGACCGAGAACTGGGGACGGCCCAAACGCGAGATCTCGGCGATCATGCGTCTGTTGTACGAAACGACCAAGCGCGAGCTGCGTGAGTTGGCCGAGCAGAACGTGCGCCTGATCACGACCGGAGATATCGATGCCCTGCCGCCGTCGCGACGGGCGGCGGTCACGGAGGCGATCGAGCGGACGCGTGAGAACACGGGGCTGGTGCTGAATCTGGCGCTCAACTACTCCGGCCGGACCGAGATCCTGCACGCCGTCCGGCAGATTGCGGCCAAGGTGCGGGATGGTGTGATCGACCCCGAGGCGATCGACGAACAGATCTTCACGCGCTTTCTGCAGACCAACGGGCTCCCTGATCCAGACCTCCTCATCCGCACCTCGGGTGAGCGTCGGCTCTCGAATTTCCTGCTCTGGCAGACATCCTACACCGAGTTGTATATCACCGACACGCTCTGGCCCGATTTCGGCCGCGAGGATTTCCTGCGCGCGGTTCTTGACTACCAATCACGCGAACGCCGCTTCGGCCTGGTCACCAAACCGCGCGGTTGA
- a CDS encoding DNA-3-methyladenine glycosylase, which translates to MRPLPPAFYRRPTLEVARDLLGRRLLVGGNGRLCGGRIVEVEAYIGEADPACHAHRGLTHRNRIMYGPPGRAYVYFTYGNHWMLNFVTEREGFPAAVLIRALEPELGLPAIRRRRRVSRDHDLTNGPGKLTAALRINGADNGASLQGPRLLVGGADDRDQAVARSGRIGVDAGADIPWRFYLADNPWVSHHHRGHTPTRNKACHDILIRQELPKCR; encoded by the coding sequence ATGCGACCCTTACCGCCCGCATTCTACCGGCGTCCGACTCTGGAGGTCGCGCGCGATTTGCTGGGGCGACGATTACTGGTGGGCGGCAACGGTCGACTCTGTGGTGGACGCATCGTGGAAGTCGAGGCCTATATCGGCGAAGCCGATCCTGCCTGCCACGCGCACCGGGGGCTGACCCATCGCAACCGCATCATGTATGGCCCACCCGGTCGGGCATATGTCTACTTCACCTATGGCAACCACTGGATGCTGAACTTCGTCACCGAGCGCGAGGGGTTTCCGGCTGCCGTGCTCATTCGCGCTCTCGAACCGGAGTTGGGTCTGCCGGCGATCCGCCGTCGCCGCCGGGTCTCGCGCGACCACGATCTGACCAATGGTCCGGGGAAACTCACGGCGGCGTTGCGCATCAACGGCGCCGACAACGGCGCATCGCTGCAGGGGCCGCGCCTGTTGGTCGGCGGGGCAGATGACAGAGACCAGGCAGTGGCCCGCAGTGGCCGGATCGGTGTGGATGCCGGCGCGGACATCCCCTGGCGTTTCTATCTGGCGGACAATCCTTGGGTCTCCCACCATCATCGCGGTCACACGCCCACACGGAACAAGGCGTGTCATGACATATTGATAAGACAGGAGCTGCCAAAATGCCGATGA
- a CDS encoding phosphatidate cytidylyltransferase, giving the protein MRAFLIRLLVAIVAIPALLWIFHQGGWWLRGLVAVLIVLGVHEAGKLAQTLGGGFPVSLTAVIALAVPGSVLPESVPWVVWLVAVLLVAAAPAIWRRDASRAALGAAAQIIATIWIGLGFGAWVMLRDVGPAAGFSWLIFLFANLWIGDTAAYLFGVWLGKARLAPVISPNKTVAGAVAQVATSVVIGLFYVWREWIDAPAILVIAAAIMIAVVGQIGDLFESIWKRAAGVKDSSALIPGHGGVLDRFDSALFAAPGLLAFLRLWGISG; this is encoded by the coding sequence ATGCGTGCCTTCTTAATCCGTCTCTTGGTCGCCATTGTGGCGATCCCCGCCCTCCTCTGGATCTTCCATCAGGGGGGATGGTGGCTGCGGGGTCTGGTGGCCGTCCTGATCGTGCTCGGGGTCCACGAAGCCGGAAAGCTGGCACAAACACTCGGGGGTGGATTCCCCGTGAGTCTGACCGCCGTAATCGCTCTGGCGGTGCCTGGGTCTGTCCTGCCGGAGTCAGTACCATGGGTCGTCTGGCTGGTCGCGGTCCTCTTGGTCGCTGCCGCTCCCGCGATCTGGCGCCGTGACGCCAGCCGGGCAGCGCTGGGCGCAGCGGCACAGATCATCGCGACGATCTGGATCGGGCTCGGATTCGGAGCTTGGGTGATGCTGCGTGATGTCGGTCCCGCTGCGGGATTCTCTTGGCTGATCTTCCTCTTTGCCAATCTCTGGATCGGCGACACGGCGGCCTACCTCTTCGGCGTTTGGTTGGGCAAGGCACGACTGGCACCCGTCATCTCCCCCAACAAGACCGTTGCGGGTGCTGTCGCCCAGGTCGCGACGTCAGTCGTGATCGGATTGTTCTATGTTTGGCGGGAGTGGATTGATGCCCCCGCCATCCTCGTGATTGCGGCCGCGATCATGATCGCCGTCGTGGGACAGATCGGCGACCTGTTCGAGTCAATCTGGAAACGGGCGGCGGGCGTGAAGGACTCCTCGGCCCTCATCCCCGGCCATGGCGGCGTGCTTGACCGTTTCGACTCCGCCTTGTTCGCAGCTCCCGGACTTCTCGCTTTCCTGCGTCTGTGGGGCATTTCCGGCTGA
- a CDS encoding C40 family peptidase: protein MEQARPTRPSQTRRRRGVLYHAAVTGALAALSLSCSPYPIYNTSPSRGDQPAAASTDDATNTDADDMPAVADSRAVDPRVFARVAERYVGSPYKRGGSDRYGIDCSNLVSVVYREYSGTRVPSSTRGLYHLPRIVTPENLAVGDLVFFDLGSRAPSHVGLYMGERRFLHASETEGVIITSLDAPPYRDAYVGARRVLSALRSQEQ from the coding sequence ATGGAACAGGCCAGGCCAACGAGGCCGTCGCAGACACGGCGTCGTCGCGGCGTGTTGTATCATGCCGCGGTGACCGGCGCGCTTGCCGCTCTCAGTCTGTCGTGCTCGCCGTATCCGATCTACAACACATCACCGTCCCGCGGGGATCAACCGGCCGCCGCGAGCACCGATGATGCCACCAACACAGATGCAGATGACATGCCGGCGGTGGCCGACAGTCGGGCGGTCGATCCCCGCGTCTTTGCACGCGTCGCCGAGAGGTACGTCGGTTCACCCTATAAGCGGGGAGGCAGTGATCGCTACGGCATCGATTGTTCGAATCTGGTGAGCGTCGTCTACCGCGAATACTCCGGCACGCGGGTGCCCTCCTCCACGCGGGGCCTGTATCATCTACCCCGGATCGTCACACCCGAGAACCTGGCGGTTGGCGACCTGGTCTTCTTCGACCTCGGTTCGCGGGCGCCTTCGCATGTCGGCCTCTACATGGGGGAGCGGCGGTTTCTCCATGCCTCCGAGACCGAGGGAGTGATCATCACGTCGTTGGATGCGCCACCGTATCGCGACGCCTATGTCGGGGCGCGACGCGTCCTTTCCGCGCTGCGCAGCCAGGAGCAATAA
- the tsf gene encoding translation elongation factor Ts, with protein MSISAADVKALRERTGAGMMDCKKALSESGGDPERAIAYLREKGLARAAGKAGRATKEGLVFAYIHPGDKLGVLVEINCETDFVARTDEFRQLAKEIAMQVAAANPTAVRREELDSALVESERQIYRQQAINEGKPEKILDKIVDGKLEKFYAESCLLEQAYVKDPDKSVGDLVQGMIARLGENMVVKRFVRFRLGE; from the coding sequence ATGTCGATATCGGCTGCCGATGTGAAAGCGCTGCGGGAACGAACCGGCGCCGGCATGATGGATTGCAAGAAGGCCCTCAGTGAAAGCGGCGGGGATCCGGAACGGGCGATCGCCTACCTGCGGGAGAAAGGTCTGGCACGCGCCGCCGGCAAGGCCGGACGGGCCACTAAGGAGGGGCTGGTTTTCGCATACATCCACCCGGGCGACAAGTTGGGTGTCTTGGTGGAGATCAACTGCGAAACCGACTTTGTGGCGCGCACCGATGAATTCCGGCAACTGGCCAAGGAGATCGCTATGCAGGTGGCCGCCGCCAATCCGACCGCGGTGCGGCGCGAGGAACTCGATTCGGCGCTGGTCGAGAGCGAGCGGCAGATCTACCGTCAACAGGCGATCAATGAGGGGAAGCCGGAGAAGATCCTCGACAAGATCGTCGACGGCAAGCTGGAGAAATTCTATGCCGAGTCCTGCCTTCTGGAGCAGGCCTATGTCAAGGACCCGGACAAGAGCGTGGGCGACCTGGTGCAGGGGATGATCGCGCGGCTGGGTGAGAACATGGTCGTCAAACGTTTCGTCCGTTTTCGCCTCGGCGAGTAG
- the frr gene encoding ribosome recycling factor, with the protein MAISAATIKADAKDHMQKAVAAIRRELGTIRTGKASVALLDTVRVTYYGNPTPLNQVASLSAPEPRLLLVQPWEKPLTGEIVKAIQKAELGFNPVVEGNLIRIPVPPLNEERRRDMVKLVKKHAEEGRVAIRNIRRDANDHLKKAEKDKIVSEDEHHRATEEIQKFTDEFIAEIDKLVTAKEAEVMEV; encoded by the coding sequence ATGGCCATATCCGCCGCCACCATTAAAGCCGATGCCAAGGACCACATGCAGAAGGCCGTTGCGGCCATCAGACGGGAACTGGGCACGATTCGCACCGGCAAGGCGAGCGTCGCGCTGTTGGACACCGTTCGCGTGACCTACTACGGCAACCCGACCCCGCTCAATCAGGTCGCTTCGCTCTCGGCACCGGAACCGCGACTGCTGTTGGTCCAGCCGTGGGAGAAACCGCTGACCGGTGAAATCGTAAAGGCCATTCAGAAGGCCGAGTTGGGCTTCAATCCGGTGGTCGAAGGGAACCTGATCCGCATCCCGGTGCCGCCGCTGAACGAGGAACGACGCCGGGACATGGTGAAGCTGGTCAAGAAGCACGCGGAAGAGGGACGGGTGGCCATCCGCAACATCCGCCGCGACGCCAATGACCATCTCAAGAAGGCGGAGAAGGACAAGATCGTCTCGGAGGATGAACACCATCGCGCCACCGAGGAAATCCAGAAGTTCACGGACGAGTTCATCGCCGAGATCGACAAGCTCGTGACGGCGAAGGAAGCGGAAGTGATGGAGGTCTGA
- a CDS encoding Glu/Leu/Phe/Val dehydrogenase — MPMKSTDIPVSTFQSAMRQFDDAAKLLKLDPGLLDVIKRPRRSIILELPVTMDDGSLRIFTGYRVQHSVIRGPGKGGIRYHPGVTLDEVQALAAWMTFKCAVVGIPFGGAKGGITCDPHKMSKGELERLTRRYTAELMDVIGPDRDVPAPDVNTDQQIMAWVMDTYSMHQRRTETAVVTGKPIAMGGSLGRREATGRGVQFCVRAMARHLRLPLKGLKIVVQGFGNVGSVAADLLAKDGCTITAVGDVNGAVYNKNGLSLPALLEHMSSKGTVVDFKGGRPVALDQLLLLDCDVLIPAALENVITRKNAAKIKARIIAEGANGPTTPEADTILNKKGVYVIPDILCNAGGVTVSYFEWVQDRMGYFWDEEEINHRLEVIMNRSFHDVLKLATEYNTSLRVAAFMLAIRRVGEVIAWRGLYA; from the coding sequence ATGCCGATGAAGAGCACCGACATTCCGGTCTCGACGTTTCAGAGCGCGATGCGCCAGTTCGACGACGCCGCCAAGCTGCTGAAACTCGATCCGGGGCTTCTCGATGTGATCAAGAGGCCCCGACGGTCGATTATTCTCGAGTTGCCGGTGACGATGGACGATGGGTCGTTGCGGATCTTCACCGGGTACCGTGTCCAGCATTCGGTCATCCGCGGCCCGGGAAAAGGGGGGATCCGCTATCATCCCGGCGTGACCTTGGATGAAGTGCAGGCGCTGGCGGCGTGGATGACGTTCAAGTGCGCCGTCGTCGGCATTCCCTTTGGGGGTGCCAAGGGCGGGATCACCTGTGACCCCCACAAGATGTCCAAAGGGGAGCTGGAACGTCTGACCCGGCGCTATACCGCTGAGTTGATGGATGTCATCGGACCGGACCGGGATGTGCCGGCTCCAGATGTCAACACCGACCAGCAGATCATGGCATGGGTGATGGACACCTACAGCATGCACCAGCGTCGAACCGAGACCGCCGTCGTCACCGGCAAGCCGATCGCGATGGGAGGGTCCCTGGGACGTCGCGAGGCGACCGGTCGCGGCGTGCAGTTCTGCGTGCGGGCGATGGCCCGGCACCTGCGTCTCCCGCTCAAGGGGTTGAAAATCGTCGTGCAGGGATTCGGCAACGTGGGTTCGGTGGCCGCTGATCTGCTGGCGAAGGATGGGTGCACGATCACGGCCGTGGGCGATGTGAACGGGGCCGTGTACAACAAGAACGGTCTGTCGTTGCCTGCCCTGTTGGAGCATATGTCCAGCAAGGGGACGGTTGTCGATTTCAAGGGTGGCAGGCCGGTTGCATTGGATCAACTCCTCCTGCTGGATTGCGATGTTCTCATTCCAGCGGCGCTGGAGAACGTGATCACCCGCAAGAACGCCGCCAAGATCAAGGCCCGGATCATCGCGGAGGGCGCCAATGGTCCGACCACTCCGGAGGCGGATACGATCCTGAACAAGAAAGGCGTGTACGTCATTCCCGACATTCTGTGCAACGCCGGGGGGGTGACTGTCTCCTACTTCGAGTGGGTTCAGGATCGGATGGGGTACTTCTGGGATGAAGAGGAGATCAACCACCGACTGGAAGTGATCATGAACCGTTCATTCCACGATGTCCTGAAGTTGGCGACTGAATACAACACATCGTTGCGGGTCGCTGCCTTCATGCTGGCGATTCGACGCGTGGGCGAGGTGATCGCGTGGCGGGGGCTGTACGCGTAA
- the uvrC gene encoding excinuclease ABC subunit UvrC, producing the protein MASLQDKLAILPSQPGVYLFKDEEGTILYIGKAKSLRSRVRSYFRESGPDHPRTERLLGKVTDFDILSTDSEIEALILEANLIKEHKPRYNVSLKDDKRYPYIKVTSNEPFPRMLVVRRLRKDGSRYFGPYTDVKGMRQTIKMLGRVFQIRACNLIIPSPTRRRYRVCLDYYIKRCPGPCEDKITAAGYRQLIDAACLFLEGKEGRLIDELTGRMNEAAEAMRYEEAALWRDKLRAVQSVRQKQKVAADQMVDRDVLALARSERTVAAVALQVRDGLLIGRQTFQLSAGTDDADADVLAGFVKQYYLNSPAIPDEIYFPEHCTDEELIAAWLSRDRPRAVRLLVPRRGERHELLEMAVTNARLSLNELLTQKAAAAVQIPESIYVLQRDLRLAVPPRSICAFDVSNLGETDPVGALVYFRDGKPYKRNYRHFKIKTVVGRNDFAMIGELVSRYFADLVETGSEFPDLVLIDGGVGQLGAATRALETLNIPEIPVIGLAKRLEQVVLPGGESGTGPVLSIPKSSPSLRLLQRIRDEAHRFAVGFQRERRKKRVIQSELDAIRGIGPARRQALLSRFGSVAAVAAASVESLRTEGGLSETLAHAVWAHLHPAATTSANGTDSTNDESS; encoded by the coding sequence ATGGCCAGCCTGCAGGACAAACTCGCGATTCTCCCCTCACAGCCGGGCGTCTACCTCTTCAAGGATGAAGAGGGGACGATCCTCTACATCGGCAAGGCCAAGAGTCTGCGCAGCCGCGTGCGCTCGTACTTCCGCGAGAGCGGTCCCGATCATCCCCGGACGGAGCGCCTGCTGGGAAAGGTCACCGATTTCGACATCCTTTCCACCGATTCCGAGATTGAAGCGCTGATTCTCGAAGCGAACCTCATCAAAGAGCACAAGCCGCGCTACAACGTCTCGCTGAAGGACGACAAGCGCTACCCCTACATCAAGGTCACGTCCAACGAACCGTTCCCACGCATGCTGGTTGTGCGGCGTCTCCGCAAGGACGGGTCGCGCTACTTCGGCCCCTATACGGATGTGAAGGGGATGCGGCAGACAATCAAGATGCTGGGACGGGTGTTCCAGATTCGCGCCTGCAACCTGATCATTCCGTCGCCGACCCGTCGTCGATACCGTGTCTGCCTCGACTACTACATCAAGCGCTGCCCCGGCCCCTGCGAGGACAAGATCACCGCGGCCGGATACCGGCAGTTGATCGATGCCGCCTGTCTATTCCTCGAAGGAAAGGAAGGGCGGCTGATCGACGAGTTGACGGGGCGGATGAACGAGGCCGCCGAGGCGATGCGCTATGAGGAAGCGGCGCTGTGGCGGGACAAGCTGCGCGCCGTACAGTCGGTGCGTCAGAAGCAAAAAGTGGCGGCCGATCAGATGGTCGATCGCGATGTCCTGGCGCTGGCGCGGTCGGAGCGGACGGTGGCGGCTGTGGCGTTACAGGTCCGTGATGGCCTTCTGATCGGACGGCAGACATTCCAACTGTCCGCCGGCACCGATGACGCCGATGCCGACGTGCTGGCGGGATTCGTCAAACAATACTACCTGAACTCACCGGCGATTCCCGATGAGATCTACTTTCCGGAGCACTGCACCGACGAGGAGTTGATCGCCGCGTGGTTGTCGCGCGACCGCCCACGGGCGGTGCGCCTGTTGGTGCCGCGTCGCGGGGAGCGGCACGAGCTGCTGGAAATGGCGGTGACCAACGCCCGGCTGTCGCTCAATGAACTCCTGACACAGAAGGCCGCCGCCGCTGTCCAGATCCCGGAGAGCATCTATGTGTTGCAGCGCGATCTCCGTCTGGCGGTGCCGCCACGGTCGATCTGTGCGTTCGATGTCTCTAATCTCGGGGAGACCGACCCGGTCGGCGCACTGGTCTACTTCCGCGACGGCAAGCCGTACAAGCGCAACTACCGGCATTTCAAGATCAAAACCGTCGTCGGTCGCAACGACTTCGCGATGATCGGCGAACTCGTGTCCCGGTACTTCGCCGATCTGGTGGAGACGGGGAGTGAATTCCCCGACCTCGTGCTGATCGATGGCGGCGTGGGGCAATTGGGAGCCGCCACGCGGGCCCTGGAGACTCTGAATATCCCCGAGATTCCGGTGATCGGACTGGCCAAACGGCTGGAACAGGTGGTCCTGCCTGGCGGCGAGTCGGGCACAGGTCCCGTGCTTTCCATTCCGAAATCCTCGCCATCACTGCGCCTGTTGCAGCGCATCCGCGACGAGGCGCACCGTTTCGCCGTCGGCTTCCAGCGCGAGCGGCGCAAGAAACGGGTCATCCAGTCGGAGCTCGACGCTATCCGTGGGATCGGTCCGGCGCGACGCCAGGCGCTGTTGTCCCGGTTCGGATCGGTGGCCGCCGTCGCCGCGGCCTCGGTGGAGAGCTTGCGAACCGAGGGTGGACTGAGCGAAACGCTGGCGCACGCGGTCTGGGCGCACTTGCATCCCGCCGCGACGACCTCCGCCAATGGGACCGATTCGACCAATGACGAAAGCAGTTGA
- the pyrH gene encoding UMP kinase produces MSGGDAAHSARGRFTSGGFHRILLKVSGEILAGPTGWGIDLEILGSLAGQIKSVRDRGLEVAVVLGGGNIYRGVATAARGMDRAVADQMGMLGTVINALAMQDALERIDAATRVLTALPMASVGEPYIRRRATRHLEKGRIVLLAAGTGHPYFTTDTAAALRALEIGADVILKGTKVDGVYSADPVIDKTATRFESLTFTEALTRRLRVMDATALSMCMDHNIPIIVFDLTGEGNLGRVVAGEPLGTVVTPQ; encoded by the coding sequence ATGAGCGGTGGCGATGCCGCCCATAGCGCACGGGGCCGGTTCACCTCAGGTGGGTTTCATCGCATTCTGCTGAAAGTCTCCGGCGAAATCCTGGCCGGGCCCACCGGTTGGGGAATCGACCTGGAAATCCTCGGTTCGCTGGCCGGGCAGATCAAGTCCGTCCGCGACCGGGGTCTTGAGGTCGCGGTTGTCTTGGGCGGCGGCAACATCTACCGGGGTGTCGCCACGGCGGCGCGGGGGATGGATCGCGCCGTGGCCGACCAGATGGGGATGCTCGGCACCGTGATCAATGCCCTGGCGATGCAGGATGCGCTGGAGAGAATCGACGCCGCGACGCGGGTGCTGACGGCGTTGCCGATGGCATCGGTAGGCGAACCGTACATTCGCCGCCGGGCGACGCGTCACCTCGAGAAGGGACGGATCGTGCTCCTGGCGGCGGGCACAGGCCATCCCTACTTCACGACCGACACGGCGGCCGCCCTGCGGGCCCTGGAGATCGGTGCGGATGTGATCCTGAAGGGGACCAAGGTCGACGGCGTCTATTCCGCGGACCCGGTGATTGACAAGACCGCGACGCGCTTTGAATCGTTGACGTTCACCGAGGCCTTGACGCGTCGGCTGCGGGTGATGGACGCCACCGCGCTTTCGATGTGCATGGACCACAACATACCGATCATCGTGTTCGATCTGACCGGTGAGGGGAATCTCGGTCGCGTCGTCGCCGGCGAGCCCCTGGGCACGGTCGTCACGCCCCAGTGA
- a CDS encoding UbiA family prenyltransferase → MTDPSAPTIRGVRTPLDYLFFLRPVLLPPVWTTALLGTVGVVDPGRMPAWRWLVFFLHLTCLAGGIYTLNQLCDIDSDRRNRKLLFLPEGIIPVRGAWIFTVALDLAALALSVVFGLWYPALTVVGISMGIAYSVGRHAWKNHPWAGLLANAVGHGSLIFLFGRAAVGEPPIISWQASVPYLFAVGAVYLATTVPDRDGDRFSGKLTAAVALGAHRTMNLASLLVGAATMMAWVLEDDHLFGAALVALPFFIWSAARRGELATGAAKAAVAALSMAAVVAYPYYLILLVAGFCLTRLFFRWRFGMTYPTLHAGN, encoded by the coding sequence ATGACGGACCCGTCTGCGCCTACGATCCGCGGAGTACGGACACCACTCGACTATCTGTTCTTTCTCCGGCCGGTTCTTCTCCCTCCGGTATGGACGACTGCCCTCCTGGGAACGGTCGGTGTCGTTGATCCCGGCCGGATGCCCGCGTGGCGCTGGCTCGTCTTCTTCCTCCATCTGACATGTCTGGCTGGGGGCATCTACACCCTGAATCAACTCTGTGACATTGACTCTGACCGGCGCAACCGCAAACTGCTCTTCCTTCCCGAAGGCATCATCCCGGTTCGGGGAGCATGGATCTTCACCGTCGCACTCGATCTGGCGGCGCTCGCCTTGTCGGTCGTCTTTGGTCTCTGGTATCCGGCTCTGACTGTCGTGGGCATATCGATGGGCATTGCGTATTCCGTCGGACGTCATGCTTGGAAGAACCATCCTTGGGCGGGTCTTTTGGCGAATGCCGTGGGGCATGGTTCGCTGATCTTCCTTTTCGGTCGGGCGGCGGTCGGCGAGCCACCGATCATCTCGTGGCAGGCCTCGGTCCCATATCTCTTCGCAGTCGGTGCGGTCTACCTGGCAACGACCGTCCCGGATCGCGACGGGGACAGATTCTCAGGGAAGCTGACGGCGGCAGTCGCGCTGGGCGCCCACCGAACAATGAACTTGGCCTCTCTGCTGGTCGGCGCCGCCACAATGATGGCATGGGTGCTCGAAGACGACCATCTGTTCGGAGCCGCCCTCGTAGCGCTGCCATTCTTCATCTGGAGTGCGGCGAGAAGAGGCGAACTCGCTACCGGGGCGGCGAAAGCGGCCGTCGCCGCGCTCTCGATGGCCGCCGTGGTTGCCTACCCATACTACCTGATCTTGCTTGTGGCCGGATTCTGTCTGACCCGTCTTTTTTTCCGCTGGCGCTTCGGAATGACCTACCCCACTTTGCATGCGGGGAACTGA